The Megasphaera stantonii genome includes a window with the following:
- a CDS encoding DUF3592 domain-containing protein, which produces MSIFYYLPALIGIVFIIVGTYHGWKLRRLVGRCKAAATGTLLGFEQQKSKSGDRYFPVVEFSDGEQTYRARYGFGSPEWDIVAGDEVDLRYNPDNPEEIYLYHKQSLRQQYASPFFVIVGGLIFIFAYYYLL; this is translated from the coding sequence ATGAGCATATTTTATTACCTGCCGGCTCTCATCGGCATCGTGTTTATCATCGTCGGCACCTATCACGGCTGGAAGCTCCGCCGCCTCGTCGGCCGCTGCAAGGCTGCTGCTACAGGTACGCTGCTGGGCTTTGAGCAGCAGAAATCGAAAAGCGGCGACCGGTATTTTCCCGTCGTCGAGTTCAGCGACGGCGAACAAACCTATCGGGCCCGGTATGGCTTCGGCTCGCCTGAATGGGATATCGTCGCCGGCGACGAAGTGGATTTGCGCTACAACCCGGATAATCCGGAAGAAATTTATTTGTATCACAAGCAGAGCCTGCGGCAGCAGTATGCCAGCCCGTTTTTCGTGATTGTCGGGGGGCTGATTTTTATTTTCGCTTACTACTATCTTTTGTAA